TTGCCAATCCCTTTAAGAAGTTCCGCGCGTAGCGATCGCCGCAAATGCGGTAATTTTTATGGCCTTCTCTTCGTAAAATCGCACCTAATTCCCCTTTTGTGATATGAACGTCAGCTAATTCCAGGATCTCAATCATATCCTCACTGGTTAAGGAAAGGGCAATCTTAACTTTCTTTAAAAGAAGATTATTCACATGTTCATACGTTAATTCCGGTCTTTCTTCTTGTCCAGGCTTAGGTTCACGCTTCCCTCTTTTGAACGTGATAAAGCCATTTAAAAAGGATTCGAACATTTCATCGTCACAATGGATGTGATCATCTTCTTTATTCATCCCATCTTCTGATTCTTCATGCTCCATTGACTTCGTCAGCACTTTCATGACTTCATCTTTAGATAATTCTATTCCGCCAAGCTTGAAGATGTCTACCATTTCTGTATTTTTAAGATCGAGAGCGTAACGCAATCGAATTAAGATATCGTTATTATCAATATTCATCTGTATACCTCCTGTGAATTTGCGTTTACTAATTCATTAGCTTACCATTTTAACGGGATAAAAAGAAGCTTGCAGGCTAAGATTCTTACATGCATAGATAAAATTGAAATCTTTCTCATTCATTGAGAACAAAATGAAAGGTCCGTCCCTCGAAGAGAACAGACCTTACTTCTAAAAGATGTTCAATAATTCATCAAATGATTGAATCCGGTAGTCATATGATTCTACTTTTCCAAATCCATATGATGCATATACAAAGGGGATGCCTGCATCTTTGGCTGCTTTACGATCGCCTTCTGTATCTCCAATATAGACAGGATCCTTTAATTGGTTTCGGTC
The DNA window shown above is from Rossellomorea vietnamensis and carries:
- a CDS encoding DUF1456 family protein codes for the protein MNIDNNDILIRLRYALDLKNTEMVDIFKLGGIELSKDEVMKVLTKSMEHEESEDGMNKEDDHIHCDDEMFESFLNGFITFKRGKREPKPGQEERPELTYEHVNNLLLKKVKIALSLTSEDMIEILELADVHITKGELGAILRREGHKNYRICGDRYARNFLKGLAIRYRG